A single region of the Acidobacteriota bacterium genome encodes:
- the purB gene encoding adenylosuccinate lyase yields the protein MISRYTRPQMGAIWTEQNRFQKWLDVEIAVCEVHAEMGTIPEAAVAEIKQKAAFSVERIKEIETLTRHDVIAFTTALAENIGETSRFVHYGLTSSDVVDTANALLLRDAAKLILDDLAQLGEALRRRAFEHKDTVMIGRTHGMHAEPTTFGLVLALYFADNQRNLERLRRALETISYGKISGAVGTFANLDPEVEERVCQKLGLNFAPISTQVIQRDRYAEFLSTLAIIAASIEKIALEIRHLQRTEVREAQEPFSKGQKGSSAMPHKRNPVTCEQLCGLSRVVRANAGAGFENVALWHERDISHSSVERVILADSSILVDYMLAKAHWLIDGLVVFDKRMRYNFESLGGVTASGQILLELTRKGVSREDAYAIVQPLAMRVWDEGAKFNELVLQDERVTAKLTREEIEAVFDVQHQLRNVEKIFTRVFCQ from the coding sequence ATGATTTCACGATATACACGCCCGCAAATGGGCGCGATTTGGACAGAACAGAATCGCTTTCAAAAATGGCTCGATGTGGAAATCGCCGTCTGCGAAGTTCACGCAGAGATGGGCACGATTCCCGAAGCTGCCGTCGCCGAAATCAAACAGAAAGCGGCTTTTTCGGTTGAGCGTATCAAGGAAATTGAAACCCTCACACGCCACGATGTCATCGCGTTTACCACTGCGCTTGCTGAAAACATCGGCGAAACTTCACGCTTTGTGCATTACGGACTCACTTCATCGGATGTTGTGGATACGGCAAATGCGCTGCTGCTGCGTGATGCCGCAAAACTCATCCTTGATGATTTAGCTCAACTCGGTGAAGCGTTGCGCCGTCGCGCCTTTGAACACAAAGACACCGTGATGATTGGTCGCACGCATGGCATGCACGCGGAACCGACGACGTTTGGTTTAGTGCTGGCGCTCTACTTTGCCGACAATCAACGCAACCTCGAACGCCTGCGGCGGGCATTGGAAACCATCAGCTACGGGAAAATATCGGGCGCGGTCGGCACCTTCGCCAATCTCGACCCCGAAGTTGAAGAGCGCGTCTGCCAGAAACTCGGACTAAATTTCGCGCCGATTTCCACGCAGGTGATTCAACGCGACCGCTACGCCGAATTTCTTTCAACGCTTGCCATCATTGCCGCATCAATCGAAAAAATCGCACTGGAAATCCGCCACCTGCAACGCACCGAAGTTCGCGAAGCGCAGGAGCCATTTTCAAAAGGGCAAAAAGGTTCATCGGCAATGCCGCATAAACGCAACCCGGTGACCTGCGAACAACTCTGCGGCTTATCAAGAGTGGTTCGCGCCAATGCCGGTGCGGGATTCGAGAATGTCGCGCTGTGGCACGAACGCGATATTTCGCATTCATCGGTCGAGCGCGTGATTCTCGCCGATTCATCCATTCTGGTCGATTATATGCTCGCGAAAGCTCATTGGTTGATTGATGGGCTGGTGGTTTTCGATAAGCGTATGCGTTATAACTTTGAATCGCTCGGCGGCGTGACTGCAAGCGGGCAAATTTTATTGGAACTCACCCGCAAAGGCGTTTCGCGCGAAGATGCTTATGCGATTGTGCAACCGCTGGCGATGCGCGTCTGGGATGAAGGCGCGAAATTCAATGAACTGGTTTTACAAGATGAGCGTGTGACCGCGAAACTCACACGCGAAGAAATCGAAGCCGTTTTTGATGTCCAACATCAATTGCGGAATGTGGAAAAAATTTTTACAAGAGTTTTTTGTCAGTAG
- a CDS encoding type II toxin-antitoxin system VapC family toxin: MKIYVLDTDICGFVQSSHSNTLQQLMSLPAEAVVVTTIITFGEDLSGWLPACRHAKDGITRSKAFARLQNGLKFYLKRRCLPFDDAAVVIFDKLKSLKLHIGNNDLSIAAITLAVGGILVTRNAKDFQRIPDLPLEDWTV; the protein is encoded by the coding sequence ATGAAAATCTATGTTTTAGACACAGATATTTGCGGTTTTGTGCAAAGTTCTCACTCGAATACGCTTCAACAACTGATGTCACTTCCCGCAGAGGCTGTAGTGGTTACCACAATTATTACTTTCGGAGAAGACTTGAGCGGTTGGCTTCCCGCTTGTCGCCATGCCAAAGATGGCATAACCCGCAGCAAAGCTTTTGCGCGATTACAGAACGGTTTGAAATTTTACTTGAAGCGTCGCTGCTTACCTTTCGATGATGCGGCGGTGGTTATTTTTGACAAACTGAAATCGCTTAAACTACATATTGGAAATAATGATTTGAGCATTGCAGCCATTACCCTGGCGGTCGGTGGCATTCTCGTAACTCGCAATGCCAAAGATTTCCAACGCATCCCTGATTTACCATTGGAAGATTGGACAGTATGA
- the purS gene encoding phosphoribosylformylglycinamidine synthase subunit PurS: protein MKAKIYVTLKPSVLDPQGKAIHHAVETIGYSGIADVRQGKYFEITLDGGLSSDEARAQIERIAKDVLSNPVIEDYRVELET, encoded by the coding sequence ATGAAAGCAAAAATCTACGTCACCTTGAAACCATCCGTGCTTGACCCGCAGGGCAAAGCGATTCATCACGCCGTTGAAACCATCGGCTATTCGGGTATTGCCGATGTTCGACAGGGCAAATATTTTGAAATCACGCTCGATGGCGGGTTGTCTTCCGACGAAGCGCGCGCCCAGATTGAGCGGATAGCGAAAGATGTGTTGTCGAATCCGGTTATCGAAGATTATCGAGTTGAGTTGGAAACTTAA
- the purL gene encoding phosphoribosylformylglycinamidine synthase subunit PurL encodes MNEPNITPELIHSHGITDEEYERIKTLLGREPNFTELGIFSVMWSEHCSYKSSRVHLKRLPTEGECVLQGPGENAGIVDIGGNLAAAFKIESHNHPSFIEPYQGAATGVGGILRDVFTMGARPVAAMNSLHFGQLNATAGASEEERKTIARNRSILSGVVKGIGDYGNAFGVPTIGGEVRFADCYSRNPLVNAFTLGIVAHDKIFYGTASGVGNPVIYVGAKTGRDGIHGATMASEEFDEASEAKRPTVQVGDPFLEKLLLEACLEAMRAGAIVGIQDMGAAGLTSSSCEMGARSGTGVEIDVDLVPQRETGMTAYEMMLSESQERMLIVAKSGHERAVIEIFKKWELDAVVIGRVTDDQMLRVKQGGKVVAEIPNTALTDEAPKYNRPIKKPDFTGEIPSVEQVEKTAAELDATFMKIIASPNIASKEWVYHQYDHMVRTNTVVMPGSDAAVIRVKEKRCGLAMTLDSNARYCEADPREGAKLVIAEACRNLVASGARPLALTNCLNFASPERPEVMWQFSETIDGMREACEAFNTPVTGGNVSFYNETEGRGIHPTPVIGMVGKVYDLKQVTQQWFKAEDRAIILFGKTENDLGVSEYALATRGKADGAVPKIDLQLEKRLQDACFKAITEGLVESAHDPSDGGLAVALAESCFSSYRRDAIGCEVNLEGELSQAALLFAETPSRMVLAVAAENVEKVLEIAREYAIEATIIGRATGKALKISVKGEPIINRKVSEVEAIWRNVLPQVLETASMIAAEQR; translated from the coding sequence ATGAACGAACCGAATATAACCCCTGAACTTATTCATTCCCACGGTATCACTGACGAAGAATACGAGCGCATCAAAACGCTTTTGGGGCGCGAACCGAATTTTACCGAACTCGGCATCTTCTCGGTGATGTGGTCGGAACATTGTTCTTATAAATCTTCGCGGGTTCATCTGAAACGTCTGCCCACCGAAGGCGAATGCGTATTACAAGGACCGGGCGAAAATGCCGGTATCGTTGACATCGGCGGCAATCTGGCTGCCGCCTTCAAAATCGAATCGCACAACCATCCGTCATTCATTGAACCCTATCAAGGCGCAGCCACAGGCGTCGGCGGCATTCTGCGCGATGTCTTCACGATGGGCGCGCGACCCGTCGCCGCAATGAACTCTCTGCATTTCGGGCAACTCAACGCTACAGCAGGGGCAAGCGAAGAAGAGCGAAAAACCATTGCGCGCAATCGTTCGATTCTTTCAGGCGTGGTCAAAGGCATAGGCGATTACGGCAACGCCTTCGGAGTGCCGACCATCGGCGGCGAAGTGCGCTTTGCCGATTGTTATTCGCGAAATCCGCTTGTCAATGCCTTCACGCTCGGCATCGTCGCGCACGATAAAATTTTTTACGGCACCGCCTCAGGCGTCGGCAATCCCGTCATCTATGTTGGCGCAAAGACCGGACGCGACGGCATACACGGCGCGACCATGGCTTCGGAAGAATTCGATGAAGCATCGGAAGCCAAACGCCCGACCGTGCAGGTCGGCGACCCCTTCTTAGAAAAACTGCTGCTGGAAGCCTGCCTTGAAGCCATGCGCGCAGGCGCTATCGTCGGCATACAGGATATGGGCGCGGCGGGACTCACGAGTTCATCCTGCGAAATGGGCGCGCGTTCGGGAACCGGCGTCGAAATCGATGTTGACCTGGTGCCGCAACGCGAAACCGGAATGACGGCTTACGAGATGATGCTTTCGGAATCGCAGGAACGCATGCTGATTGTCGCTAAGTCAGGTCACGAACGCGCCGTCATCGAAATTTTCAAGAAGTGGGAACTCGATGCGGTGGTCATCGGTCGCGTCACCGACGATCAGATGCTCAGGGTCAAACAGGGCGGCAAAGTGGTTGCCGAAATTCCCAACACCGCGCTCACGGACGAAGCGCCGAAATATAACCGACCGATTAAAAAGCCCGATTTTACAGGCGAAATCCCTAGTGTCGAACAAGTCGAAAAGACAGCGGCGGAACTCGATGCCACATTTATGAAAATCATCGCCTCGCCAAACATCGCTTCAAAAGAGTGGGTCTATCATCAGTACGACCACATGGTTCGCACCAACACTGTGGTGATGCCGGGTTCGGATGCGGCGGTCATTCGCGTGAAAGAAAAACGCTGCGGTCTGGCGATGACGTTGGATTCCAATGCGCGTTATTGCGAAGCCGACCCGCGCGAAGGCGCAAAACTCGTGATTGCCGAAGCCTGTCGCAATCTGGTGGCAAGCGGCGCAAGACCTCTGGCGCTGACCAATTGTTTGAACTTCGCGTCGCCTGAACGCCCGGAAGTGATGTGGCAATTTTCCGAAACCATAGACGGAATGCGCGAAGCCTGCGAAGCATTCAATACACCTGTGACCGGCGGCAATGTCAGTTTTTATAATGAAACCGAAGGGCGCGGCATACATCCAACGCCGGTTATCGGCATGGTTGGCAAAGTTTATGATTTGAAGCAGGTCACGCAGCAATGGTTCAAAGCCGAAGACCGCGCGATTATTCTATTTGGCAAAACCGAAAACGATTTGGGCGTCAGTGAATATGCGCTTGCTACACGCGGCAAAGCCGATGGCGCGGTGCCAAAAATCGATTTGCAGTTGGAAAAACGTTTGCAGGATGCCTGTTTTAAAGCCATCACCGAAGGTTTGGTCGAATCGGCGCATGACCCTTCGGATGGCGGACTTGCGGTGGCGCTTGCCGAGAGTTGTTTTTCAAGTTACCGGCGCGATGCTATTGGGTGCGAAGTCAACCTTGAAGGCGAACTCTCGCAGGCGGCGTTATTATTTGCCGAAACGCCGTCGCGCATGGTGCTGGCTGTTGCCGCCGAAAATGTCGAGAAAGTATTGGAAATCGCCCGCGAATACGCTATCGAAG
- a CDS encoding DUF6516 family protein has translation MRSILQYFDRISDIIEYSEAELAEIEFEQIDSISGMIDGVLYFHDHSRLEFTEIVTIQKSYAHNRLYRYQYIQAEEAIFRYDNAPHHPDLVNFPHHKHIGRKKVSSTEPTLAQVLDEISKWIKDSAFPLKKARKQPRTGK, from the coding sequence ATGAGAAGCATTCTCCAATATTTTGACCGCATTTCAGACATCATAGAATACAGCGAAGCAGAACTTGCTGAAATTGAATTTGAGCAAATCGACTCAATTAGCGGAATGATCGATGGGGTCTTGTACTTTCACGACCATTCCCGGTTGGAGTTTACAGAAATCGTTACCATCCAAAAATCGTATGCACATAACCGGTTATATCGCTATCAATACATTCAAGCCGAAGAAGCGATTTTTCGATACGACAATGCGCCACATCATCCGGATTTAGTAAACTTTCCGCATCATAAGCATATAGGTCGAAAAAAGGTTTCATCAACTGAGCCAACTTTGGCGCAAGTTTTAGATGAAATTTCCAAATGGATTAAAGATTCAGCCTTCCCTTTAAAGAAAGCACGCAAACAGCCACGAACTGGAAAATAA
- the purQ gene encoding phosphoribosylformylglycinamidine synthase subunit PurQ, with the protein MKFGVVVFPGSNCDHDTYHVISKVIGQPVNFIWHKENSIGEYDAIILPGGFSYGDYLRTGAIARFSPVMGAVKAFAAQGGIVMGICNGFQILCEAGLLPGALMRNANLKFICEHINMRVETTDTPYTALCQKGQVLSVPIAHGDGNYFCDAATLEELRRENRIIFRYSDANGNLTAESNVNGSLESIAGICNRERNVLGLMPHPERASEEILGSNDGRIIFRSLAYTLAELAKAS; encoded by the coding sequence ATGAAATTCGGCGTTGTCGTGTTTCCGGGTTCCAATTGCGACCACGATACCTACCACGTAATCAGCAAAGTCATCGGTCAACCGGTCAATTTCATCTGGCATAAAGAAAATTCCATCGGCGAATATGATGCGATCATTCTGCCCGGCGGATTTTCCTATGGCGATTATTTGCGCACCGGCGCGATTGCCCGTTTCAGTCCGGTGATGGGCGCGGTGAAAGCGTTCGCTGCACAGGGCGGCATCGTGATGGGCATTTGCAATGGCTTTCAGATTCTCTGCGAAGCCGGGTTACTCCCCGGCGCGTTGATGCGCAATGCCAATCTGAAATTTATTTGCGAACACATCAATATGCGGGTTGAAACGACTGATACACCGTACACGGCGCTTTGTCAGAAAGGGCAGGTGCTGTCGGTTCCCATCGCGCACGGCGACGGCAATTATTTTTGCGACGCGGCGACTTTGGAAGAACTGAGGCGCGAAAACCGCATCATCTTTCGTTATTCGGACGCTAACGGCAATCTCACCGCCGAATCAAATGTGAACGGCTCGCTTGAAAGCATCGCCGGCATCTGCAACCGCGAACGTAACGTGCTTGGGTTGATGCCGCACCCCGAACGCGCCAGCGAAGAGATATTAGGCAGCAACGACGGTCGCATCATTTTCCGTTCGCTGGCATACACGCTTGCCGAACTGGCGAAAGCATCGTAA